A genomic segment from Oncorhynchus keta strain PuntledgeMale-10-30-2019 chromosome 9, Oket_V2, whole genome shotgun sequence encodes:
- the LOC118387874 gene encoding mucin-5AC-like isoform X6: MLRRSRISVRPNVRPAGRGPAPASSQDTPPSQEAQAAVSEDLPQAGGQCVKDTTTTAVLEASTESTTPREDGKDPNGEASSSTPSAGLQRRKRFSVMPNLAKPRVAATPALTRSSPRTPKSPVKAGTETPAPTPEAPSQPDSGPPQGMRSPRRRPSGGSRQAKGQPKPRPLSPASPGPTTTSLGNVAVENSSSSQQTPQAPGEGSIQSDLLKKTPIIKVPSTPLEMVPSSSLPDKEGISVSERAKTLVARSVSGGLTGLAPGKSRLSRFLNDPTDLQRLAKARKLRELLRQEMNKEKKRSKAKVCVSEYTLDPSKMTMRDLIYYLPDTNPMTSYLVEEQRENETVLPLTPPREESPERPPTPEAPAEIASQGDEDVDEDEDDDGVMVPRVKVAEDGSLIIDEESLTVEVLRQKGPNPADDRDPIFERGSTTTYSSFRKGTHVKPWSNKETDMFFLAISMVGTDFSMIGQLFPHRGRTEIKNKFKKEERANSWRIDKAFKEKRRLDHEFFTSLLEKILAAEAKRNKNNKSPTEKIRIKKKIKQKEKKAAKQLSDVEEEGLDAEMDTEEVEGEKENENVSNEGTTLSSAPTPKRKRKSRDGGGESSPEEAKDGKKKKIDLITSDQEEAGVPEDSEAGPPESSKQAEEPVEAAMGPVVIKPAQLSRGRSQRPLPNLGRKWGQRGPEPNTKPNVKDGATPTEEENTEEGLSEEQVDKDASPSVSQKEKKKAGKLSSSEEEEEEASDKPIKPTRYGRIPKKTQLLNYPAKEDGDSPSDSAPTPASDGSPSTMPKSKPATRRAKIKPGPALPGRMGQSAARKSKLVTLRASQSEDEDEDEEEVAWREEAQAEEDTHNPTSPEEENQAPAFIPMSLRSPQPVATEVEETMEELDISVNVPDVLGISHDAFCPDSSCERAHAGEMGTVPCEHQLDLLVDVIDFLSPDNMEVSEESYNEAARTLLAIGNLTHLSQAAEAFTAGADDIITEERSNEDQLYQMTPQPTDQSQTSTIPSEYLRVTEASRIAEDSVPVASSTTASVPVTTTTASIPGSKITACVIITTATASVTTTTSSPPVTLTTTASIRVTTSTASVPLPQSSDTPDLETPPIEGPLRQMEGTDIGHASKMESGSEVSEGSEQQTTSQNRRSHFPKVKPNLGRAARTTQPKQTTTTLSEPPQTTTTLSEPPQTTTTLSEPPLEPMLNITTTSEPQPSMIITIEPPLPTESINTESETQPKQRTTTHSKSQTTTTHSKHQPTTNIIPHSGPQPSQRTRVAHSKPQPTLNTTTQSEPPQPTLNSTTNTFSKQQSTQSTTILSQPQPTSSLEQPGPVTLRPIVPESPLTSSEEVNGHDGRKGNTSSSLSAGGSQSGTSDSDQPKQTGPLTRRARLPKPKPNLGLTANVDTRSAVQVPESRPSTEVQTPEEADEVPMEIQQIHQVVPLSDIIDTTQEEIQQIHQVIPHPPIEGPLRQREGTDIGHASQVESGSEVSESSEQQTTSQSRRSHFPKVKPNLGRAARTTQPKQTTTTLSEPPQTTTTLSEPQPIQRTRVAHSKPQPTLNTTTQSEPPQPTLNSTTNTLSKQQSTQSTTILSQPQPTSSLEQPGPVTLRPIVPESPLTSSEEVKGHDGRKGNTSSSLSAGGSQSGTSDSDQPKQTGPPTRRARLPKPKPNLGCTAKAATCSAVQAPDVASRPKSEVQRLDTGPCPKVQTPEEADEVPMEIQQIHQVVPLSDIIDTTQEEIQQIHQVIPHPPIEGPLRQREGTDIGHVSQVESGSEVSESSEQQTTSQSRRSHFPKVKPNLGRAARTTQPKQTTTTLSEPPQTTTTLSEPPQTTTTLSEPPQTTTTLSEPQPIQRTRGVHSKPQPALNTTTQSEPPQPTLNSSTNTLSKQQSTQNTTILSQPQPTSSLEQPGPVTLRPIVPESPLRSSEEVKGHDGPKENSSSSFSAGGSQSATSDSEQPKQTGPPTRRARLPKPKPNLGLTARAATRSAVQVPESRPSTEVQTPEEADEVPMEIQQIHQVSPLCDIIDTTQEEMEQIHQVISLTDVIDSTQGDMSVFTEGSFFSQQCDAVFIQHSETSVSTAPLDQTQSDPDEPIFILSLTEIPVLPAGEESGCTSQTLSEPFLFLPDAGTQLQQSSDIVAPGGGLEKGNAGVLCEVPEPMSVDEVLPQPSYTSIKEVESGSTAGPVGVCASAKPSEDSMADAVSEDTHPPKKRKAPERARRVDKLQVRPNTAVREQTSCSAPAKEAVSPITPDQTPSLTTTTLDTYHLTASSPLAQPGPTVTGTASQQGSVGCFDRTETEHTPTGGEDNSSGAESQAARQITPLAMSGPLSRPGRRPRGFLSFMSNKNASPVAVPPRGTRAAARRPQVNTTRPGGKRAAPEPSTTTRTMPSPSIMHYTTTPTRATRTTTKPDFSTRVTQEKPSDALALHSNPEPSTSLCTTATESSQVPAAQPSASPCVDSGSADEEPINVSQYFFSDIFTEVEENEG, encoded by the exons ATGCTTCGCAGATCCAGGATCAGTGTACGTCCGAACGTCAGGCCAGCAGGCAGAGGGCCAGCCCCAGCCTCCTCCCAGGACACTCCACCTTCCCAGGAGGCTCAAGCTGCAGTCTCCGAGGACCTTCCCCAGGCAGGGGGCCAGTGCGTGAAGGACACCACCACAACTGCAGTGCTAGAAGCCTCCACAGAGTCCACCACACCCAGAGA GGATGGAAAAGACCCAAATGGCGAGGCTTCCAGCAGCACCCCCTCTGCCGGTCTTCAAAGGAGGAAGCGGTTCTCTGTCATGCCAAACCTTGCCAAACCCCGGGTGGCCGCCACCCCAGCCCTCACCCGCTCCTCCCCCAGGACCCCCAAGTCCCCTGTGAAAGCGGGCACTGAGACTCCAGCTCCAACCCCTGAGGCCCCCAGCCAGCCAGATTCTGGACCCCCACAGGGCATGAGATCCCCAAGGCGGAGGCCCTCTGGAGGTAGTAGGCAGGCCAAAGGACAGCCCAAACCCAGGCCACTGTCCCCAGCTTCCCCAGGCCCTACAACAACCTCTCTGGGGAATGTGGCAGTGGAGAACTCATCCTCGTCACAACAGACCCCGCAGGCACCAGGCGAAGGCAGCATCCAATCAGATCTCCTGAAAAAAACACCAATCATTAAAGTTCCATCCACTCCATTAGAGATGGTCCCATCGTCCTCCCTTCCAGACAAAGAGGGTATCTCAGTATCAGAGCGAGCTAAGACTCTGGTCGCCAGGTCTGTGTCTGGTGGGCTCACCGGGCTGGCACCAGGGAAGTCCAGGCTTAGCAGGTTCCTGAATGACCCAACAGACCTACAGAGGCTGGCTAAGGCCCGGAAGCTCAGAGAGCTGCTGAGACAGGAGATGAACAAGGAAAAG AAACGGAGCAAAGCCAAGGTGTGTGTGAGCGAATACACACTAGATCCCTCTAAAATGACCATGAGAGATCTCATCTACTACCTGCCTGATACCAACCCCATGAC GTCTTATCTggtagaggaacagagggagaatgagaCTGTCCTCCCACTCACCCCACCAAGAGAAGA GTCACCTGAAAGACCCCCAACACCGGAGGCCCCAGCTGAGATAGCCAGCCAGGGAGATGAAGATGTAGATGAAGATGAGGATGACGATGGGGTGATGGTCCCGCGGGTGAAGGTGGCAGAAGACGGCTCTCTGATCATCGATGAGGAGAG tttGACGGTGGAGGTCTTGAGGCAGAAAGGGCCCAACCCAGCTGATGATAGAGACCCCATCTTTGAGCGTGGCTCCACAACCACCTACTCAAGCTTCAGGAAGGGGACACACGTCAAGCCCTGGTCCAACAAAG AGACGGACATGTTCTTCCTGGCCATCAGTATGGTGGGAACAGACTTCTCCATGATTGGACAGCTGTTCCCTCACCGCGGTCGCACTGAGATCAAG AACAAGTtcaagaaagaggagagagcaaacagctggaggatAGACAAGGCCTTCA aggAGAAACGCAGGCTGGACCATGAGTTCTTCACTAGTCTCCTGGAGAAGATCTTGGCTGCAGAGGCAAAGAGGAACAAAAATAACAAGTCCCCCACAGAGAAGATAAGGATCAAGAAAAAAATCAAACAGAAAG AAAAGAAAGCAGCGAAGCAGCTGAGcgatgtggaggaggaggggttagacGCGGAGATGGAcacagaggaggtggagggagagaaggaaaacGAGAACGTCTCTAACGAAGGGACCACGCTTTCTTCCGCTCCCACCCCTAAGAGAAAACGCAAAAGTAGGGATGGTGGAGGAGAGTCCTCTCCTGAAGAAGCAAAGGATGGAAAGAAAAAGAAGATTGACCTAATAACAAGTGATCAAG AAGAGGCTGGTGTACCTGAAGATTCTGAGGCAGGGCCTCCAGAGAG TTCAAAGCAGGCAGAAGAGCCTGTGGAAGCAGCCATGGGACCTGTGGTGATCAAACCAGCCCAGTTGTCCCGTGGCCGATCCCAGAGACCTCTTCCTAACCTGGGTAGGAAGTGGGGCCAGAGGGGCCCCGAGCCCAATACCAAGCCTAACGTTAAAGATGGGGCCACACCTACAGAGGAGGAGAACACTGAAGAAGGGCTGTCTGAAGAACAG GTAGATAAAGATGCTTCCCCTTCAGTCAGTcaaaaggagaagaagaaagcTGGTAAACTCTCTTcatctgaggaagaggaggaagaagccaGTGATAAACCCATCAAACCCACCAG GTATGGCAGAATACCCAAAAAGACACAGCTCTTGAATTACCCTGCAAAGGAGGATGGGGACTCGCCCTCAGACTCTGCCCCTACTCCCGCCTCAGACGGATCCCCCTCCACCATGCCCAAATCCAAACCAGCTACCAGGAGGGCCAAAATCAAACCTGGCCCAGCCCTGCCAGGTAGGATGGGCCAATCAGCGGCTAGGAAATCCAAGCTGGTCACCCTTAGGGCGTCCCAGTCTGAAGATGAGGATGAAGATGAGGAAGAAGTAGCATGGAGAGAGGAGGCGCAGGCCGAGGAGGACACCCACAATCCCACAAGCCCAGAGGAGGAGAATCAGGCACCTGCGTTCATTCCCATGAGCCTTCGCTCGCCACAACCTGTCGCCACAGAGGTTGAGGAGACCATGGAGGAG CTCGATATCTCTGTCAACGTGCCTGATGTCCTGGGTATTTCCCATGATGCATTCTGCCCTGACTCGTCATGCGAGCGGGCACACGCTGGTGAAATGGGCACAGTGCCCTGTGAACATCAGTTGGACCTGTTAGTA GATGTGATAGACTTCCTGTCTCCAGATAACATGGAAG TATCTGAGGAGAGCTACAACGAGGCAGCTAGAACCCTTCTGGCCATCGGCAACCTCACCCACCTGTCTCAGGCGGCTGAGGCCTTCACTGCCGGAGCAGATGATATCATCACGGAAGAACGTTCCAATGAGGACCAACTGTACCAGATGACACCACAGCCCACTGACCAATCACAAACTAGCACCATTCCTTCTGAATATCTTAGGGTCACTGAGGCATCACGAATCGCTGAGGATTCTGTACCTGTTGCCTCGTCAACAACAGCCTCTGTTCCTGTCACCACGACAACAGCCTCTATCCCAGGCTCCAAAATAACAGCCTGTGTCATAATTACCACGGCAACAGCCTCAGTCACCACGACAacatcctctcctccagtcaccTTGACAACAACGGCCTCTATCCGAGTCACCACATCAACGGCATCTGTCCCATTGCCTCAGAGCAGTGATACGCCCGATCTAGAAACTCCACCCATAGAGGGGCCTCTCAGACAGATGGAGGGGACTGATATTGGACACGCCTCCAAGATGGAATCAGGTTCTGAAGTGTCAGAGGGCTCAGAGCAACAGACAACCTCACAGAACAGGAGGAGCCACTTCCCTAAGGTCAAACCCAACCTGGGACGGGCTGCCAGGACCACACAACCCAAACAGACTACCACCACACTGTCAGAACCACCACAGACTACCACCACACTGTCAGAACCACCACAGACTACCACCACACTGTCAGAACCACCACTTGAGCCTATGCTGAATATCACCACAACCTCAGAACCACAGCCTTCCATGATTATCACCATAGAGCCACCACTGCCTACTGAGAGTATTAACACAGAGTCAGAAACGCAGCCCAAACAGAGAACTACCACACACTCAAAATCACAAACCACCACCACACACTCCAAGCACCAGCCCACCACAAATATTATCCCACACTCAGGACCACAGCCCAGTCAGAGAACCAGAGTAGCGCATTCAAAACCACAGCCTACATTGAAtaccaccacacagtcagaaccaCCCCAGCCCACACTAAATTCCACCACAAACACATTCTCAAAACAACAATCCACACAGAGTACCACCATACTCTCACAACCACAGCCCACCTCAAGCCTTGAGCAGCCAGGTCCAGTTACACTCAGACCCATAGTCCCAGAGTCCCCTCTGACGTCATCAGAAGAGGTAAATGGTCACGATGGCCGTAAGGGAAATACTTCCTCTTCCCTCAGTGCTGGAGGGTCCCAGTCAGGGACATCAGACTCAGACCAGCCCAAACAGACAGGTCCTCTAACCCGTAGGGCCCGTTTACCTAAACCCAAACCCAACTTGGGTCTCACCGCCAATGTCGATACACGCTCTGCAGTCCAGGTACCAGAAAGCAGGCCAAGCACTGAAGTCCAGACACCAGAGGAAGCTGATGAGGTTCCCATGGAAATACAACAGATCCACCAAGTCGTCCCCCTTTCTGACATCATCGATACGACCCAG GAGGAAATACAACAGATTCACCAAGTCATCCCTCATCCACCCATAGAGGGGCCtctcagacagagggaggggactgATATTGGACACGCCTCTCAGGTGGAATCAGGTTCTGAAGTGTCAGAGAGCTCAGAGCAACAGACAACCTCACAGAGCAGGAGGAGCCACTTCCCTAAGGTCAAACCCAATCTGGGACGGGCTGCCAGGACCACACAACCCAAACAGACGACCACTACACTGTCAGAACCACCACAGACTACCACCACACTGTCAGAACCACAGCCCATTCAGAGAACCAGAGTAGCACATTCAAAACCACAGCCTACATTGAAtaccaccacacagtcagaaccaccccagcccacactaaattccaccacaaacacactctcaAAACAACAATCCACACAGAGTACCACCATACTCTCACAACCACAGCCCACCTCAAGCCTTGAGCAGCCAGGTCCAGTTACACTCAGACCCATagtcccagagtcacctctgacGTCATCAGAAGAGGTGAAAGGTCACGATGGCCGTAAGGGAAATACTTCCTCTTCCCTCAGTGCTGGAGGGTCCCAGTCAGGGACATCAGACTCAGACCAGCCCAAACAGACAGGTCCCCCAACCCGCAGGGCCCGTTTACCTAAACCCAAACCCAACTTGGGTTGCACCGCCAAAGCCGCAACATGCTCTGCAGTCCAGGCGCCAGATGTGGCTTCCAGACCCAAATCTGAGGTCCAGAGACTAGATACTGGACCCTGCCCTAAAGTCCAGACACCAGAGGAAGCTGATGAGGTTCCCATGGAAATACAGCAGATCCACCAAGTCGTCCCCCTTTCTGACATCATCGATACGACCCAG GAGGAAATACAACAGATTCACCAAGTCATCCCTCATCCACCCATAGAGGGGCCtctcagacagagggaggggactgATATTGGACACGTCTCTCAGGTGGAATCAGGTTCTGAAGTGTCAGAGAGCTCAGAGCAACAGACAACCTCACAGAGCAGGAGGAGCCACTTCCCTAAGGTCAAACCCAATCTGGGACGGGCTGCCAGGACCACACAACCCAAACAGACGACCACTACACTGTCAGAACCACCACAGACTACCACTACACTGTCAGAACCACCACAGACTACCACCACACTGTCAGAACCACCACAGACTACCACCACACTCTCAGAACCACAGCCCATTCAGAGAACCAGAGGAGTGCATTCAAAACCACAGCCTGCATTGAAtaccaccacacagtcagaaccaCCCCAGCCCACACTAAATTCCAGCACAAACACACTCTCAAAACAACAATCCACACAGAATACCACCATACTCTCACAACCACAGCCCACCTCAAGCCTTGAGCAGCCAGGTCCAGTTACACTCAGACCCATagtcccagagtcacctctgagGTCATCAGAAGAGGTGAAAGGTCACGATGGCCCTAAGGAAAATAGTTCATCTTCCTTCAGTGCTGGAGGGTCCCAGTCAGCGACATCAGACTCGGAACAGCCCAAACAGACAGGTCCCCCAACCAGGAGGGCCCGTTTACCTAAACCCAAACCCAACTTGGGTCTCACCGCCAGAGCCGCTACGCGCTCTGCAGTCCAGGTACCAGAAAGCAGGCCAAGCACTGAAGTCCAGACACCAGAGGAAGCTGATGAGGTTCCCATGGAAATACAACAGATCCACCAAGTCTCCCCCCTTTGTGACATCATCGACACGACCCAG GAGGAAATGGAACAGATTCACCAAGTCATCTCTCTTACTGACGTTATTGATTCTACCCAG GGCGATATGTCTGTCTTTACGGAGGGAAGCTTTTTCTCGCAACAATGTGATGCTGTCTTCATACAGCACTCAGAAACGTCTGTGTCGACTGCTCCGTTGGACCAGACCCAGTCAGACCCGGATGAGCCTATATTCATCCTCTCCCTGACTGAAATCCCAGTGCTCCCCGCAGGGGAGGAGAGTGGCTGCACATCCCAGACCCTCTCTGAGCCTTTCCTTTTTCTACCAGACGCAGGCACTCAACTGCAGCAGAG caGTGATATTGTTGCCCCCGGAGGTGGTTTGGAGAAAGGGAATGCTGGTGTCCTTTGTGAAGTCCCTGAGCCTATGTCAGTGGATGAGGTCCTTCCTCAACCCTCATACACCAGTATCAAGGAAGTGGAGTCTGGCTCCACGGCGGGTCCAGTAGGTGTGTGTGCCTCGGCCAAACCCTCAGAAGACTCCATGGCTGATGCGGTGAGTGAGGACACGCATCCTCCTAAGAAGAGGAAagcgccagagagagccaggagag TAGACAAACTGCAGGTGAGACCTAACACTGCAGTAAGGGAACAGACCAGTTGTTCGGCCCCTGCCAAGGAGGCTGTGTCACCCATTACCCCAGACCAGACACCCTCTTTGACCACTACCACCCTAGACACTTACCACCTCACTGCCTCCAGTCCCCTGGCCCAGCCAGGCCCCACCGTCACGGGAACTGCATCACAGCAGGGGAGTGTGGGCTGTTTCGATCGTACAGAGACCGAGCACACGCCGACTGGAGGGGAGGACAATAGTTCAGGGGCGGAGTCTCAGGCTGCCCGTCAAATTACACCGCTGGCTATGAGTGGCCCCTTGAGCAG GCCTGGTAGGAGACCCAGAGGATTCCTGTCTTTCATGTCCAATAAGAACGCCTCCCCTGTAGCTGTTCCCCCCCGAGGTACCAGAGCAGCCGCTCGGAGGCCCCAGGTCAACACCACCCGCCCAGGGGGGAAACGGGCTGCTCCTGAACCTTCCACCACAACCAGAACCATGCCTTCACCTTCCATAATGCattacaccaccacccccacTAGAGCCACCAGAACCACCACTAAGCCAGATTTTTCCACCAGGGTGACTCAGGAAAAACCCTCTGATGCCCTGGCCTTACACTCAAACCCAGAGCCCAGTACTTCCCTGTGTACTACAGCTACTGAG tcCTCTCAGGTGCCAGCCGCCCAGCCCAGTGCGTCTCCCTGTGTGGACAGCGGTTCAGCAGACGAGGAACCCATCAACGTGTCCCAGTACTTCTTCAGTGACATCTTCACCGAGGTCGAGGAGAATGAGGGATGA